A window from Chrysemys picta bellii isolate R12L10 chromosome 20, ASM1138683v2, whole genome shotgun sequence encodes these proteins:
- the LOC135976715 gene encoding chemerin-like receptor 1 — MAVKGTSLPTTLLDVFTTSYYDSSNYNHKDADRKQVLVSSMHVVSMVIYSIAFVLGVTGNGLVIFITGFRMKRTVNTIWFLNLAVADFIFTFFLPFSVALTALDFHWPFGRAWCKINTTLAFLNLYASVYLLMVISIDRCISIVRPVWAQNHRTPRLAFLVALGVWVVALALCSPNLYFRDTAPSPNNENITNCYNNFDTAGEGATTEQRKKRFNTNHRAMIISRFILGFVIPFTVIVYCYFAILAKLRRHRLARSGKPLKVIAAVIVAFFLCWLPYHIFSFLQMNWTPSLHTTITVSIPLTTSLAFINSCLNPILYIFMGQDFKGKVRRSLFSAFERAFSEEAASTTANMKSKSTDMDSEVF; from the coding sequence ATGGCTGTGAAGGGCACCTCTCTCCCCACAACTCTGTTGGATGTCTTCACCACCTCCTATTATGATAGCTCTAACTACAATCATAAAGATGCGGACCGGAAGCAAGTGCTCGTTAGTAGCATGCACGTGGTGTCCATGGTGATCTATTCCATTGCCTTCGTGCTGGGAGTGACGGGCAACGGGCTGGTCATCTTCATCACCGGCTTCCGGATGAAGAGGACGGTCAACACCATCTGGTTTCTCAACCTGGCCGTGGCCGACTTCATCTTCACCTTCTTCCTCCCCTTCAGTGTGGCCTTAACAGCCCTTGACTTCCACTGGCCATTTGGAAGGGCATGGTGTAAGATCAACACCACTTTGGCCTTCCTCAATCTCTACGCCAGCGTCTACCTCCTCATGGTCATCAGCATAGACCGATGCATCTCCATAGTGCGCCCTGTGTGGGCCCAGAACCACCGCACACCTCGCCTGGCTTTCCTGGTAGCCTTGGGTGTGTGGGTCGTGGCCTTGGCCTTGTGTTCTCCAAATCTATATTTCCGCGACACGGCACCCTCCCCAAACAACGAGAACATCACCAACTGCTACAACAATTTCGACACGGCCGGGGAAGGGGCCACCACGGAGCAGAGAAAAAAGAGGTTTAACACTAACCACCGGGCCATGATCATCAGCCGCTTTATCTTAGGCTTCGTTATCCCCTTCACCGTCATCGTGTATTGCTACTTTGCCATTTTGGCCAAGCTAAGGAGGCACCGACTGGCCCGATCTGGAAAGCCCTTAAAGGTCATTGCCGCTGTGATCGTggctttcttcctctgctggctcCCCTACCACATCTTCTCCTTCCTGCAGATGAACTGGACACCCAGCCTGCACACAACCATCACTGTCAGCATCCCCTTGACCACCAGCCTGGCCTTCATCAACAGCTGCCTCAACCCCATCCTCTACATCTTCATGGGTCAGGACTTTAAGGGGAAGGTACGCCGCTCCCTCTTCTCAGCCTTCGAAAGGGCCTTCAGCGAGGAGGCAGCCAGCACCACTGCGAACATGAAGAGCAAGTCCACAGACATGGACTCCGAGGTCTTCTAG